A genome region from Bosea sp. BIWAKO-01 includes the following:
- a CDS encoding mandelate racemase/muconate lactonizing enzyme family protein: protein MKIVDIRTFLMHAGAPSLKSWASDGSFGAQQFSKNLTGSRNWLFVKVVTDEGIVGIGECSGWPRVIRTAVEDLKSLLVGEDPTHIERLWQKMQVAIMGHGMTGVVGAGAMTGIDMALWDIKGKALNTPVWNLLGGKLRDKIRIYGHANTPETALSLKQRGVTAIKCGGVSDPVRKVAALREAVGEEMDIAIDLHGPPWLTPADATQVCRALEPFKMMWVEDPIAPDNLDGYRRIRDHSAVTLAAGERMATIFGERELIERDLIDVVQPDTGRAGGITQMKKIAAMAEAHHIMLAPHSGSLGPVAEYAALHLLASCPNGLVLERIEDDWDGRAKTVIPHPLSRDGYIDVPDRPGLGVEIDEDFVAQWPSEMNVSIPVTEGAGSYAEGTFREHVYVQTRWKRGTYFKG from the coding sequence ATGAAGATCGTCGATATCAGGACCTTCCTGATGCATGCGGGTGCGCCCAGCCTCAAGAGCTGGGCGTCGGATGGATCGTTCGGCGCGCAGCAATTCTCGAAGAACCTCACGGGCAGCCGCAACTGGCTGTTTGTCAAGGTTGTCACTGACGAAGGCATTGTAGGCATCGGCGAATGCTCGGGCTGGCCGCGCGTCATCAGGACGGCGGTCGAGGACCTGAAATCGCTGCTGGTTGGCGAGGATCCGACGCATATCGAGCGCCTGTGGCAGAAGATGCAGGTCGCGATCATGGGCCACGGCATGACCGGCGTGGTCGGCGCCGGCGCGATGACCGGCATCGACATGGCGCTCTGGGACATCAAGGGCAAGGCGCTGAACACGCCAGTCTGGAACCTGCTCGGTGGCAAACTGCGCGACAAGATCCGCATCTATGGCCACGCGAATACCCCGGAGACCGCATTGTCGCTGAAGCAGCGCGGCGTCACCGCGATCAAATGCGGCGGCGTCTCCGATCCCGTCAGGAAGGTCGCGGCGCTGCGCGAAGCGGTCGGTGAGGAGATGGACATCGCCATCGACCTGCATGGCCCGCCCTGGCTGACCCCGGCCGATGCGACGCAGGTCTGCCGCGCCCTCGAACCCTTCAAGATGATGTGGGTCGAGGATCCCATCGCGCCCGACAACCTCGACGGCTACCGCCGCATTCGCGACCATTCCGCGGTGACGCTGGCAGCTGGCGAGCGCATGGCGACGATCTTCGGTGAACGCGAGCTGATCGAACGCGACCTGATCGACGTGGTCCAGCCCGATACAGGCCGCGCCGGCGGCATTACTCAGATGAAGAAGATCGCGGCGATGGCGGAAGCGCATCACATTATGCTGGCGCCGCATTCCGGCTCGCTCGGGCCGGTCGCGGAATATGCCGCGCTGCACCTCCTTGCAAGCTGCCCGAACGGCCTCGTCCTCGAACGCATCGAGGATGACTGGGACGGCCGCGCCAAGACCGTGATACCGCACCCGCTCTCGCGCGACGGATATATCGACGTACCCGACCGTCCCGGCCTCGGCGTCGAGATCGACGAGGATTTCGTCGCGCAATGGCCGAGCGAGATGAACGTGTCGATCCCTGTCACGGAGGGAGCCGGCTCCTATGCCGAAGGCACTTTTCGCGAACATGTCTACGTTCAGACGCGCTGGAAGCGCGGCACCTATTTCAAGGGCTGA
- a CDS encoding ABC transporter ATP-binding protein, which translates to MSLVDLAIAPEARAAAPAPAILEVTDLVTHFPVRGGVVRAVDGVSFTLRRGKTLCIVGESGSGKSVTARSILQIVDAPGHIVSGSMVLHRPDGTSVDLAKLNPRGREIRSVRGREIAMIFQEPMSSLSPVHTVGDQIMEVLQLHLNMGKKEARARCIELLKQVEIPKPDAAVDRYTFEFSGGMRQRVMIAMALACNPSLLIADEPTTALDVTTQAEILDLIRRLQTQHGMAVMFITHDMGVVAEIADDVLVMHHGKVMESGPVDSIFHAPQDAYTRMLIGSVLKLEQKAEIRLKRPPIAEEAAPVLQVRNLGMYFGSPKAPLRAVDDVSLEVRPGETLGIVGESGSGKTTMGRCLLRVYEPQAGTIDYRRADGEVVDLLKADKVTLKACRREIRMIFQDPVGSLNPRMTVAQIVGEPLLVNKIAEGRELDDRVAELLRQVGLEPSWRERYPHAFSGGQRQRIGIARAIALNPRVIVADEATSALDVSLRSQMLDLMMNLQDRLGLSYVFISHDIGVIRYMCDRVAVMYRGKVVETGPADQVCNAPTHAYTQALLSAIPRPDPRARSIHRRHRYVG; encoded by the coding sequence ATGAGCCTGGTCGATCTCGCCATTGCCCCGGAGGCCCGGGCAGCTGCACCGGCCCCGGCCATCCTCGAAGTCACCGATCTCGTGACGCATTTTCCCGTGCGGGGCGGGGTCGTCAGGGCCGTCGACGGGGTATCCTTCACCCTGCGGCGCGGCAAGACGCTCTGCATCGTCGGGGAAAGCGGTTCCGGCAAGAGCGTGACCGCGCGCTCGATCCTGCAGATCGTCGATGCGCCCGGACATATCGTCTCGGGTTCGATGGTTCTGCATCGCCCCGACGGAACCTCGGTCGACCTCGCGAAGCTCAATCCGCGCGGGCGCGAGATCCGCTCCGTGCGTGGCCGAGAGATCGCGATGATTTTCCAGGAGCCGATGTCTTCGCTGTCCCCGGTCCACACGGTCGGCGACCAGATCATGGAAGTGCTGCAGCTCCACCTGAACATGGGCAAGAAGGAGGCCCGCGCGCGCTGCATCGAATTGCTGAAGCAGGTCGAGATCCCCAAGCCCGATGCCGCGGTGGACCGCTACACGTTCGAGTTCTCGGGTGGCATGCGCCAACGCGTGATGATCGCGATGGCGCTTGCCTGCAATCCCTCGCTGCTCATCGCCGACGAGCCGACGACTGCGCTGGACGTCACCACGCAAGCCGAGATCCTGGATCTGATCAGGCGGCTGCAGACGCAGCACGGCATGGCGGTGATGTTCATCACCCATGATATGGGCGTAGTCGCCGAGATCGCGGACGACGTGCTGGTGATGCACCACGGCAAGGTCATGGAGAGCGGCCCGGTCGACTCAATTTTCCATGCACCGCAGGATGCCTACACTCGCATGCTGATCGGCTCCGTGCTCAAGCTGGAGCAGAAGGCCGAAATCCGGCTCAAGCGCCCGCCGATCGCCGAGGAAGCCGCGCCAGTCCTGCAGGTCAGGAACCTCGGAATGTATTTCGGCTCGCCGAAGGCCCCGCTCAGGGCCGTCGACGATGTCTCGCTGGAGGTCAGGCCGGGCGAGACTCTCGGCATCGTCGGCGAATCCGGCTCGGGCAAGACGACGATGGGGCGCTGCCTGCTCCGGGTCTACGAGCCGCAGGCCGGAACGATCGACTATCGCCGCGCCGATGGCGAGGTCGTCGACCTGCTCAAGGCCGACAAGGTGACGCTGAAGGCCTGCCGGCGCGAGATCCGGATGATCTTCCAGGACCCGGTCGGTTCGCTCAACCCGCGCATGACGGTGGCCCAGATCGTCGGCGAGCCGCTGCTCGTCAACAAGATCGCGGAAGGCCGGGAGCTCGACGACCGTGTCGCCGAGCTGTTGCGGCAGGTCGGCCTGGAGCCGTCCTGGCGGGAGCGCTATCCGCACGCCTTCTCCGGCGGCCAGCGCCAGCGCATCGGCATCGCCCGCGCCATCGCGCTCAATCCCCGTGTCATCGTCGCCGATGAGGCGACCTCGGCGCTCGACGTGTCGCTGCGCTCGCAGATGCTCGATCTGATGATGAACCTGCAGGACAGGCTCGGCCTGTCCTACGTCTTCATCAGCCACGATATCGGCGTGATCCGCTACATGTGCGACCGAGTCGCGGTGATGTATCGCGGCAAGGTGGTCGAGACCGGACCGGCCGATCAGGTCTGCAACGCGCCAACGCATGCCTATACTCAGGCGCTGCTCTCGGCCATTCCGCGGCCCGATCCCAGGGCCCGCAGCATCCATCGCCGGCATCGCTATGTCGGCTAG
- a CDS encoding mandelate racemase/muconate lactonizing enzyme family protein → MKIERLRAYMSRDKDRPRVVVAIDTDDGLTGWGECYNHGPDKALLPLLDYLFEFIRGQDPRRIEYLILYLLQQSRFPPGALGLAAISAIDHCLWDISAKALGVPVYMLLGGNVRDRVRVYAGVYTAPDPAIARDQLNALNAEWGLTAFKLSPYRIDMHAHRWGEVVRTSAEYFRSLRETVRSDFEIAFDAHAKIFEVGQAMQLGNALAPYDPLFFEEPLRPENFEAWGELKRGLNCTLATGESLYSRFEFLRLLSVKGCDIIQPDICVVGGLLEMRKIAAIAEAHYVTIAPHNPMGPLATAVNLHFSAAQPNFRILEYRLPHGPNYAFGDGRGDANTRPDRSQGAWYVKDPYLPKDGYLELRPDRPGWGVEMDMDVLAKDNYVHWERKVPRRPDGSTAYA, encoded by the coding sequence ATGAAGATCGAGCGCCTGCGAGCCTATATGTCGCGCGACAAAGATCGTCCCCGCGTCGTCGTCGCCATCGACACCGATGACGGACTGACCGGCTGGGGCGAGTGCTACAATCACGGGCCCGACAAGGCATTGCTGCCGCTGCTCGACTACCTGTTCGAGTTTATCCGCGGGCAAGACCCGCGACGGATCGAATACCTGATCCTCTACCTGCTCCAGCAGAGCCGCTTCCCGCCGGGAGCGCTCGGGCTGGCAGCGATCTCGGCCATCGACCATTGCCTCTGGGATATCTCGGCCAAGGCGCTCGGCGTTCCCGTCTACATGCTGCTTGGCGGCAATGTCCGCGACCGAGTCCGCGTCTATGCCGGCGTCTACACCGCGCCGGACCCGGCCATCGCGCGCGACCAGCTCAACGCGCTGAACGCGGAATGGGGTCTGACGGCGTTCAAGCTCAGCCCCTACCGGATCGACATGCATGCGCATCGCTGGGGCGAGGTCGTGCGCACCAGCGCCGAATATTTCCGCAGCCTGCGCGAGACTGTGCGCTCGGACTTCGAGATCGCCTTCGACGCCCATGCCAAGATTTTCGAAGTCGGGCAGGCGATGCAGCTTGGCAACGCGCTCGCCCCCTATGATCCGCTGTTCTTCGAGGAGCCCCTCCGGCCCGAGAATTTTGAGGCCTGGGGCGAGCTCAAACGCGGGCTGAACTGCACGCTTGCGACCGGCGAGTCGCTCTACAGCCGGTTCGAGTTCCTGCGGCTGCTATCGGTCAAAGGCTGTGACATCATCCAGCCGGATATCTGCGTCGTGGGCGGGTTGCTGGAGATGCGGAAGATCGCCGCCATTGCCGAAGCGCATTACGTGACCATCGCTCCCCACAACCCGATGGGACCCCTAGCCACCGCGGTGAACTTGCATTTCTCGGCGGCGCAGCCGAATTTCCGAATTCTTGAGTACCGGCTCCCGCATGGTCCCAACTACGCCTTCGGTGACGGCAGAGGCGATGCCAATACCCGGCCGGATCGCTCGCAGGGGGCCTGGTATGTCAAGGATCCGTATCTGCCGAAGGACGGCTATCTCGAATT